The Syngnathus typhle isolate RoL2023-S1 ecotype Sweden linkage group LG14, RoL_Styp_1.0, whole genome shotgun sequence genome segment AACCTGAAATGTTCATGAATCAAGACAGTGTGTCCCCTTGAACTGAATGGAAACGCAATGAATCTGTTCCACTCATACATTTCTGATCTTGgcattttatattttctttgcCACACAGGTCCTACCAGAAAGTTGCACAAGATAAAAATCTTGATACTTGGTGAAAAAAAGTCCGGAAAGACAACAGCAGCAAATTTGATCCTGCGAGATAAAGTCTTCCCTACACAAGCAAATCACGGGTGTATGGCCAGGCAGGCACCGGTCGCCGACAGGCAGGTCACAGTGGTCGACACCCCTGGCTGGGCAGCAGAGGAGTCCCGGTGCACCCGGGAACAGGACCGAGAAATAGTCAGCGGTCTGACCCTGAGTCCTCAGGGGTTCGACGCTGTTCTGATTGTGTGGCCCTTGGATTTGAAGTTCAGGGAGGCCGATCATGACGCCCTGGTGGATCACCTCACGCTCTTTGGCGACAAAATCTGGAACCACACAATGGTTCTCTTCACAAACGAGGACACTCTGGCAGACAAATCGTTGGAGGAGTATATCGAGAAAGAAGACCAAGCACTGCGACAGTTGGTAGACAAATGTGGAAACAATTACCACTGTCTAAACATCTTAGAGACACGCGATGATACCCAGCTCGTCCAGCTCTTTAAGAAGATAGAGGACATGTCAGCAAAGAACCAGGGCCGCCTCTTCTGTCCCAACATGGACGACATCTACCGTAGTATTGACAAAAAGTTCCTGAAGAGGAAATTTAATTTTCTTAATATGAGGGTGCAGACGTTGACAAGCCAAAGGCTGGAGCTGTTGAGAGACCACAAGACAAAGCTGGAGGAGCTACATGATAACATCAAGGAGATTGTTCCCTCTCTAAATGGACCGCGTAAGTACTATCAAATTCTTATCCTGATCATCTAATATTCTTTGCGTTTCACGTTTGCTCTTCTTAAAGCCAAGGCCAAGACAACATCTGTTCTGTCAGATATTGAAGAGCAGATTCACGAGCTGGGTAGGAACATCATGAAGTTAAACAAGTCAACGAACAGCATGGACATGCCCCTTAATTGTACGTATACATGTCTCGTTGAGTGGATGTTACTGTTCTGTGGTTAGCATTTGAGAAATTACcgtactgtgcaataacatacCGACTTTTAGCATTTCATTTGTGTCAGTGATGCTTATTAAAATGTGAATTGTATTTGTTTGCAGTGAGTCAATCGACACCAGAAATTGATGATGTTCTGGAATGGATGCGTGAACTTCAAGACAACACCGATGAAGATTGTGACTTGATGCTCAACATGTCAGAGTCATCAGGATACAGATCGCCGGCTGTTTTTGCGCTGGATGACTGAGCTGCATTATGTCGTCGGTGTGCCAATCAGGGAAAAGGCTTCCTCACACAATCCCAAAACTTGCTTCTTAGGTTAATTGAATATTCTAAATTGACTTTAAGTGTGAAAGTGTTTGTAAATGGTTTGCTCTGACTTCTGTCTTGTTTCCATTCTGGAAGAATGGTCAACAGAGTGACCCTAACTCTAGTAAAGAACAATGCCAACAATTCTTGGTATTCACTGAAACCCTGAATGACCACGGTTGGTATTTAAATTGAATTTGTAGGGATGTTAACATTGTCCTCACACTGTAGACTAATTTTAATTGGCTTCTTACACCATCCTTGCAGTGTatgttttaatatatatatatatatattttatctgTGATGCATTTTATTGTATATATTATGCATCGGATTTTGTTGTGTAGGCCAATTGagggattttgtttttgtttatatttcgtttatttatttcgtGCTGGACTACAGATAGAAATGTACTTTTCTGCTAAATCTGGTGTAAGGATCGATTCATGTCTTGTCATACTAAAAACGGTATGTGcacaatgaaaaaataaaatcaatttccTATACTCGAGATAAAAAGTTGGCAAATTGTTGCTGTCGTGTTTATCTCACGTTTCATCTGTTTGTTGATAGAAAATATCTTCCTTATATTTTTTTCAGTATAGAGTCAGCGTCCTGCCACGAACAGCCAAATTGTGTGTAGAATTGACACTAACtaaaaaaagttagcaattgccACTGAATAGCAGCAAAGtacctcttttaaaaataattatttggcctGAATAAAAGAAGCTCTTCAACTTCGGTTAATCATAGTTGCTTGGAACCAAGATGCCACTAGATGACGCgtaaaattgcatttttataTTTCACATGTCTTAGTACAGCAACTAATGTTCCTCCCAAAAAACTGCCAATACACTTTCTCGTCCCACTTTCCACCGGAAATTTGATACAGGATTGAcgttgaaatatatttttgggtATTATAAAGTGTTTGTTTTACTTGAGCAGGTCGAGTATTACAATTGATCATTCATCCcctccactagagggcagcaaagTACTGTGAAAGGCGTGGCTGTGACGTCATTTTTATGAGACGGAAGTAAGCAATACATCGCCGATGACTCTCATAAAacatatttctttttaaaatattcacaAGACGACAAGCTAAAGACAAGGTGCGTATTTGTGTGGCTTACCTAATTTGACGTCTCACTGTTTTACAATTCATCTAAACAGCATTCTGTTTTTAGTTGGTGTGCTGATAATTTTTGTGAATGATCTGCCTAATGTTCACTGGGAGGCAAACTCAAATTGATAAATCAAATCATTCACTTTGTTAATTGTGTCACATTACACAGATGCGCAGGTCGACTTGTAATTCCGTTCTAATGTCGCCTTTACGTGTGCTCGATACATGTAACAGTTTTAAATATCTGTCTTTATATGGCATTGCATACAGATACTGGCAAAGTCTTCTTCTTAAACCGTAAAAGATGGTGAGTGATACATCTTTATGTCAATGCCTCCTCTTTTTTATTTGCATATAACGTATGTAGACTTTTTTAAATAAGTCCCACCCAATAAATGAATAAGTGTGACATCCTTTCTTATCCATTTCATTGTTGACAGCACGGTCGAGTGAAGATAAAATCCACCGCCCAgcaagaggaggagaaaaaaaaggaacggGAGAAGAAATTGAAGATATACACGACAACACGAGATGCCTGTTTTACCAAGGTGCTTGTTTGTTATGGAACTTGTGTCTTGTACAAATCCGAAATATATCATGGAAATGTTTACATAAATGTTTAATGGAGCTTTTGTCTTTTTATAGTGTGGGTCTGGAATTTATCACGGGCAATACTAAACCAATATGCTAAAATGTTGTCATGGCAGAGGAAGGACGGCATTTGCGATGAAGAAGCCATCCAATTGACCCAGCAGCTGCTATCATCAAACCCCGATTTTGCAACCCTTTGGAATTACAGAAGGGAGATCCTCATGCACCAGGAGACCATCAAGTGAGTTTATCCACCATTGTCTATGCCCCGTGAGGTGATTTAACATATTTGATTGACTTGTGCTTTCAGGGACGAGAGTGAAGTGCAAAAGATGTACCAGGCTGAGCTGTCTTTTCTAGAGTCTTGCCTGAAAGTCAACCCAAAGTCATACGGAAGCTGGCACCACCGAAGCTGGGTCTCGGAACGGGCGCCTCAAATGGACTGGGCCCGAGAGTTGAGCCTGTGCGACCGCTGCCTCGGCCTGGATGACCGCAACTGTGAGTGACAGAAGATCCTTTTACGCTTGCAGGATTTCTCCTGGCTCAAATTCAAGCAGAGGTGGTCCTATTCGGATTAATTCGCACTCCTCTTGGGGAGGGtccgaaaaaaaaatctgtcggtCACCGAAAATAGGACAACATAAATAAGATGTTGGGTTATCGTGGAATTTTTGTAGTTTCAGTGCTGTCTTGAAATTTACTGAGTGAAGAGCCCTGCGCTTGTCCGCACTCATCATGCCCACGTTTGGCTGTTTCCGCCAGTTCACTGCTGGGATTACCGCCGGATGGTTGTGAAGAAATCCGCCGTCCCCGTTGGAAAGGAGTTGGAGTTCACCGATCGTCTCATCGGTTCCAACTTTTCCAACTACTCCAGCTGGCATTACCGCAGTACCCTGTTGCCGCTGCTGCACCCGCAATCTCCCGAATCGGCCCCCCCTCCGGACTCCTCGCCGCAGTCGCACTCCCATCGCGTCTGTGAGGAGCAATTGCTCAAAGGTATACCCGCTGCAGACGGTATTACACAGCACCCACCCACAGGGGGCAGTCTGAGTCTATAAATTGAGTGATGTCGCAACAGAATGTTGCTGACTAATATTTTTCCACCCACACAATTCAAAATGAGTAAGCGCGGATTTATTCTGTGGCGAACAAACGATGCATGTCATTAAAGAAAGTGACGGGGACCGTAATGCCCTACTGTAATTCTCCACTATTCGCACCACTGGAGCAAGGCCAAAAGAGAACAAGTCTAAAGTAATTGACTCCCCCGCCTCGTGTTTATAATTGACGGTATTAAGAGTTTATACGAGAAGttgagtgagaaaaaaaaggaaagatggGCCATTTTGGAAGTCTTCCATTTTAATAAAGTAAAAACACTCCAATTAgtaagattaccgtattttccgccctataaggcgcacctaaaaacctaaaattttctcaaaaaccaacagtgcgccttatagtccggtgcgccttatatatggaccaaattcctaaatttaaactggccagaataattgtgtcatgaaatcaatcataagtggcccactgaagactatgaatcatcaatcaaaaagactatggatcattattttatgattataaagtaatttgttccgtctgaagttgaaataaaaaagataaaatggagaatgatttgatttggattaaaaatctgacatgatgcattaatggtgcgccttatagtccggtgcgccttatataaggataaagttttaaaatgggccatccattgaaggtgcgccttatagtccggtgcgccttataggccggaaaatacggtagttgaatTATTAGTAAaattataattttttaaaaaattgacaTGTTGATATTTTTAATGCGACTTTGCAATCATTTCAGTGTTTTCTTCACCCCCTTTTTCAGAATATGAGCTTGTGCAGAACGCTTTCTTCACCGACCCCAACGACCAGAGTGCTTGGTTCTACTATCGCTGGCTGCTTGGCAGAGGTGTGTTTAAGTGCGTGTTTAAAATGCGctcgtgtgtgtatgtttagCACAGTCCAATATTGTCTTCTAACTCAGTGACGGGCCCACCTTGATGCATGCATCTTTCTTTTTGCATGACAGCCGAGCGTGAAGAGATGATAAGTTGTGTTTTCATTAGCCGGGATGACGAGAGGGTGGCTGTTGCCTTTTCGAGGCCAGTCCAGGTGAGTCATGagcctctgtttttttttttttcttcttcttcttctttataGTATGTTTACTTTTTCTGGGCCTCGTATTCAATCATGCAGGTGCAGTCCGTTGGCCTACTGCTGTTCCTGGACGGTCAGCCGCTGAAAGTGGACTGGAAGAGCGTCCACCCACGATTCAAACATAGTCCTGTCTGGGTATCCTTTTGTGTCCAAACTCAAATGAATTGCCGTTACAATCAGCAATTAATTGTCATCAAAATAATCGCTAATTATACCGGTCACCAAATTTTGACTAGATTGTCAAACCAGAGATGCAAGTAAATTGCTAGCCATGGGCCAGAAAGATCTTCTCGCTTTGTTTTGGGCAGGAAAGTCCTATTGGGAAAAGAAACCCACCTCCATAGGCCAGATTGATGAGGAAAAGTTCCCTCTTAAGCCTACTAATAAGCAAATAGTCAGAGACGACAATCCTTGGAGGGACTATGTGATTGAGAATGCTTGATTTATCAACGCTTAGTGTGCCTCCCATTAGTGGCTTCAAATACGACAAAAATAAATTGATCGCTGTTGCTGTTAACAAGGTGTGTTAGTATGCACACTCACGCAGTGGGACCTTTGGTACTCCCATGATCAATTGCTTTCAGTTATCCTTACTTTTTCAACTCCATTTATTCCCCCCCTTGTGTTTAAGCTTCTTAACCATGTCTCAGATATGCCAACTTCCCCCGGGATCCATCAGCGACATCGCTAACGAACACA includes the following:
- the rabggta gene encoding geranylgeranyl transferase type-2 subunit alpha isoform X1 produces the protein MHGRVKIKSTAQQEEEKKKEREKKLKIYTTTRDACFTKRKDGICDEEAIQLTQQLLSSNPDFATLWNYRREILMHQETIKDESEVQKMYQAELSFLESCLKVNPKSYGSWHHRSWVSERAPQMDWARELSLCDRCLGLDDRNFHCWDYRRMVVKKSAVPVGKELEFTDRLIGSNFSNYSSWHYRSTLLPLLHPQSPESAPPPDSSPQSHSHRVCEEQLLKEYELVQNAFFTDPNDQSAWFYYRWLLGRAEREEMISCVFISRDDERVAVAFSRPVQVQSVGLLLFLDGQPLKVDWKSVHPRFKHSPVWICQLPPGSISDIANEHNLAVHWSEKASRRDCALYTGRNESWCRDSATDQELFRSELSVEKSSVLQAELQSCNQLLELEPLNKWCLLTIILLMRALDPLGYEKETLAHFQTLKEVDSMRTAYYSDLCSKCLIENTILKMEYAEVRVFSVSNKNLTTLCHLDQLLLVTHINFSSNQLRRIPAHFSMLQCLEVLEADNNSIENLEGVYRLPKLEELRLKNNNLSTLAALRPLATCPKLRHLDLRGNPVAQNADAESHLAELLPSLACLLL
- the rabggta gene encoding geranylgeranyl transferase type-2 subunit alpha isoform X2 → MLSWQRKDGICDEEAIQLTQQLLSSNPDFATLWNYRREILMHQETIKDESEVQKMYQAELSFLESCLKVNPKSYGSWHHRSWVSERAPQMDWARELSLCDRCLGLDDRNFHCWDYRRMVVKKSAVPVGKELEFTDRLIGSNFSNYSSWHYRSTLLPLLHPQSPESAPPPDSSPQSHSHRVCEEQLLKEYELVQNAFFTDPNDQSAWFYYRWLLGRAEREEMISCVFISRDDERVAVAFSRPVQVQSVGLLLFLDGQPLKVDWKSVHPRFKHSPVWICQLPPGSISDIANEHNLAVHWSEKASRRDCALYTGRNESWCRDSATDQELFRSELSVEKSSVLQAELQSCNQLLELEPLNKWCLLTIILLMRALDPLGYEKETLAHFQTLKEVDSMRTAYYSDLCSKCLIENTILKMEYAEVRVFSVSNKNLTTLCHLDQLLLVTHINFSSNQLRRIPAHFSMLQCLEVLEADNNSIENLEGVYRLPKLEELRLKNNNLSTLAALRPLATCPKLRHLDLRGNPVAQNADAESHLAELLPSLACLLL